From Cherax quadricarinatus isolate ZL_2023a chromosome 58, ASM3850222v1, whole genome shotgun sequence, a single genomic window includes:
- the LOC128698033 gene encoding deubiquitinase OTUD6B: MSTETGDLLLQEEEEEEDLEELLAKHRKERKQLQARIQQLKKSTNKDKKKKKEAGEEIARLEKELKGRHEEELAAFRSSEQEEASLSNGVDTLNLSQDGFSDLREVNREDEPILPEQDQGRKISKAERRRQKKAEANREREARIREEEANSRFSARSIEAEKLKQLLRERKLKMEEIKPDGNCMYAAIAHQIGGEATVRSLRSQAGHFIRTNYEAFAPFITDSKTGELLTPEQFAEYCSQIENTPAWGGQPELRALSQVMQRKIEVLQAEGTPVIFGEDCTDKKAIVLAYYRHYYGLGEHYNSVTELGTVSEEDAR, translated from the exons ATGTCGACTGAGACAGGAGATTTGTtgctgcaggaggaggaggaggaggaggatttggAAGAACTTCTGGCTAAACACCGCAAGGAGAGGAAGCAGCTACAAG CACGAATTCAGCAGTTGAAGAAGTCCACTAATAAGgataaaaagaagaagaaggaggcagGGGAGGAGATCGCTCGACTAGAAAAAGAACTGAAAGGCCGACATGAGGAAGAATTAGCTGCATTTAGATCATCTGAACAGGAG GAAGCTTCTCTGAGCAATGGTGTGGATACCTTGAATCTTTCCCAGGATGGTTTTAGTGATCTGCGTGAAGTGAACAGGGAGGATGAACCCATCCTACCAGAGCAGGATCAAG GTAGGAAAATAAGCAAAGCAGAGAGGCGTCGGCAGAAGAAAGCCGAGGCCAACCGTGAGCGAGAGGCAAGGATACGAGAGGAAGAAGCCAACAGCAGGTTCAGCGCTCGAAGCATCGAGGCAGAGAAACTGAAGCAGCTATTACGAGAGAGAAAACTCAAGATGGAAGAGATCAAACCTGATGGCAATTG TATGTATGCTGCTATAGCTCACCAGATTGGAGGAGAAGCAACAGTTCGATCACTGCGATCACAAGCTGGTCACTTCATTCGCACAAATTATGAAGCCTTTGCACCTTTCATAACAGACTCCAAGACTGGAGAACTTTTGACTCCTGAACAATTTGCTGAATATTGTTCTCAAATTGAAAATACACCGGCGTGGGGCGGCCAGCCTGAG CTCCGTGCCCTGTCACAAGTGATGCAAAGAAAAATTGAAGTATTACAG GCGGAAGGCACACCTGTTATATTTGGTGAAGATTGCACTGACAAAAAAGCCATTGTGCTGGCATACTACCGTCACTACTATGGCCTCGGGGAACACTACAACTCGGTCACTGAGCTTGGCACTGTGTCAGAGGAAGATGCAAGATAA